Proteins from one candidate division KSB1 bacterium genomic window:
- a CDS encoding MFS transporter produces the protein MQNKSKTSDFQYTNVITVSAAHMIHDIYSSFLAPLLPFLIEKLGISYSLAGLLSVFQRLPSLLNPLVGILADRLSMKTFLIVSPALTTVVMSLLGLAPSYTAAVILLIVMGISSTMFHVPAPVIIRNLSGNRIGKGMSFYMLGGELARTLGPLTILGAVSLWGLEGSWKLTPFGLLASGVLHWRLHTVKVQNHSESRRPHLFRTLRGLAPFFLTLSAVVFFRALTKNAFTTFLPTFMTAKGASAWTGGGLLSILQLSGAAGTFLSGSISDKIGRKPTLIIISIAAPVLMWIFIISGTLIRIPVLILLGFFIFASGPVLLALVQDNGSGRPALINGIYMTINFTAGSLVSVLIGGMGDLWTLETSFKIAALVSLLGIPAVWLLPGGKKDHRN, from the coding sequence ATGCAAAACAAAAGCAAAACATCAGATTTCCAATATACCAACGTGATCACGGTCAGTGCGGCGCACATGATTCATGATATTTATTCATCGTTTCTTGCACCGCTTTTACCATTCCTGATCGAAAAACTGGGGATATCCTATTCGCTGGCCGGATTGTTATCCGTATTTCAGCGTTTGCCGTCCCTGCTGAATCCTTTGGTAGGGATTCTCGCGGACCGGCTGTCAATGAAAACCTTTTTAATTGTTTCACCGGCGCTGACCACGGTTGTCATGAGCTTACTGGGACTGGCGCCGTCTTATACAGCAGCTGTCATCCTGTTGATTGTCATGGGAATCAGTTCCACCATGTTCCATGTGCCGGCCCCGGTCATCATTCGCAATTTATCCGGCAACCGCATCGGCAAGGGTATGAGCTTTTACATGCTGGGCGGTGAACTGGCCCGCACCCTCGGACCCTTGACCATACTCGGCGCAGTCTCGCTGTGGGGCCTGGAGGGTTCATGGAAACTGACCCCGTTCGGACTGCTTGCCTCGGGAGTTTTGCATTGGCGACTGCACACGGTCAAGGTGCAGAATCACAGTGAATCCCGGCGTCCGCATCTTTTCAGGACATTGAGAGGATTGGCGCCGTTTTTCCTCACCCTGTCTGCGGTTGTGTTTTTCCGGGCGCTGACCAAAAACGCGTTTACCACGTTTCTGCCCACCTTTATGACAGCCAAGGGCGCTTCGGCCTGGACCGGCGGCGGACTGTTGTCCATTCTGCAGCTTTCCGGCGCAGCGGGTACATTCCTGTCGGGCAGCATATCCGACAAAATCGGCAGAAAACCAACCTTGATCATTATCTCTATCGCCGCTCCTGTATTAATGTGGATATTCATCATTTCAGGCACGCTGATCCGTATCCCCGTTCTGATTCTCCTGGGCTTTTTTATCTTTGCCTCCGGCCCGGTTCTATTGGCGCTGGTGCAGGATAACGGCTCCGGCCGGCCGGCATTGATTAACGGGATTTATATGACCATTAATTTTACAGCCGGTTCACTGGTCTCTGTACTCATTGGCGGCATGGGTGATTTATGGACACTGGAAACAAGTTTTAAAATTGCGGCGCTTGTATCGCTGCTGGGGATTCCGGCGGTTTGGCTGCTGCCGGGCGGGAAAAAAGATCACCGGAATTGA
- a CDS encoding amidohydrolase family protein translates to MQPTIDIHTHAFSPKIADRVLQQLADTYSIAPAGSGLLDDLRRHLDAAGIDKAVVHNAATRPAQVMPANNWAIQVQTSRPGLYSFGTIHPEYADWEAELNRLESYGIHGLKLHADFQGFDLADPRLESVFAALEGRFVVMLHVGNEQPPDRSPSSPHKVARIKRKFPDLNLIAAHFGGYLHWPYVVEQYRDLDIYIDTSSSLDFISQSDLEAIFNTIPRDHICFGSDYPLYRPAETLQQLGSRLNLSDLQIKQLLTNANPLLAAWDAHDAER, encoded by the coding sequence ATGCAGCCGACGATTGACATTCATACCCACGCGTTCAGTCCCAAAATCGCGGACCGTGTGCTGCAGCAGCTTGCCGATACTTACAGCATTGCACCGGCGGGCAGCGGACTCCTGGACGATCTACGGCGTCATCTTGATGCTGCCGGTATTGACAAAGCCGTTGTCCACAATGCCGCAACACGTCCCGCCCAGGTGATGCCGGCCAACAACTGGGCGATTCAGGTACAGACCAGTCGTCCCGGCTTGTACAGTTTCGGCACCATTCACCCGGAATACGCGGATTGGGAAGCTGAGCTTAATCGACTTGAATCTTATGGCATTCATGGTCTCAAGCTGCACGCGGATTTTCAGGGCTTTGATCTGGCGGATCCGCGGCTGGAGTCTGTTTTTGCTGCTCTTGAAGGCCGCTTTGTGGTGATGCTGCATGTGGGAAATGAACAGCCGCCGGACCGGTCACCGTCATCTCCGCACAAGGTGGCGCGTATCAAGCGCAAGTTTCCGGATCTCAACCTGATAGCCGCTCATTTCGGCGGCTACCTGCACTGGCCGTATGTCGTCGAACAGTATCGGGATCTGGACATTTATATCGATACTTCCAGTTCGCTGGATTTTATCAGCCAGTCCGATCTTGAAGCCATTTTCAACACCATACCCCGAGACCATATTTGCTTTGGCAGCGATTATCCGCTTTACCGGCCCGCGGAGACACTACAACAACTGGGGTCCCGACTGAACTTGTCAGACTTGCAGATCAAGCAGCTGCTGACCAACGCCAACCCTCTGCTTGCTGCCTGGGATGCACATGACGCCGAACGCTGA
- the mnmA gene encoding tRNA 2-thiouridine(34) synthase MnmA: MQTTIITGVAMSGGVDSSAAAVLLLKQGYSVFGITMIHYESKCRRAAQAAEDARRVCQTLGIEHRLYSLQSDFQHRVIHEFIREYLAGRTPNPCVTCNRTIKWGLLQQKALEQGAEYMATGHYVRLFRNSRYQLIRSENRDKDQSYALWRLTQDQLARSMFPLEGLSKSNVREIAHNSGLDIAHKSESQDVCFIPDDDYKRFLIETLKKEGVKIEPGEIVDMQGNVLGEHKGIPFYTIGQRKGLGIALGKPAYVVEIDADHNRIRIGDRSDLLANGLHADNANWVSVSRPDPGTPVTAHIRYNDPGAAAMITHVNDDSFTLRFEHARPSVTPGQSAVLYQGDRLIGGGIIDSALKDQVY, encoded by the coding sequence ATGCAAACAACCATCATTACAGGCGTGGCCATGAGCGGCGGTGTGGACAGTTCCGCAGCCGCTGTTCTGTTGCTGAAACAGGGATATAGCGTGTTCGGCATCACCATGATTCATTACGAGTCAAAATGCCGGAGAGCGGCTCAGGCGGCAGAGGATGCCCGGCGTGTTTGCCAAACGCTGGGTATTGAGCATCGTCTCTACTCACTGCAATCGGATTTCCAGCACAGAGTCATTCATGAATTTATCCGCGAGTATCTTGCCGGGCGCACACCCAATCCCTGTGTCACCTGCAATCGAACCATCAAATGGGGGCTGTTGCAGCAAAAGGCTCTGGAACAAGGAGCAGAGTATATGGCTACCGGGCATTATGTGCGTCTGTTTCGAAACAGTCGCTATCAGCTAATACGTTCCGAAAACCGGGACAAGGATCAATCTTATGCCCTGTGGCGCCTGACGCAGGATCAGCTGGCCCGCAGTATGTTTCCGCTGGAAGGACTCTCCAAATCCAATGTACGTGAAATCGCTCATAATTCCGGCCTGGATATTGCGCACAAATCCGAGAGTCAGGATGTCTGCTTTATTCCGGACGATGATTACAAACGCTTTCTCATTGAAACGCTCAAAAAAGAGGGGGTTAAAATTGAACCCGGGGAAATTGTAGACATGCAAGGGAATGTGCTGGGGGAACACAAAGGCATTCCGTTTTACACCATCGGACAGCGCAAAGGACTGGGTATCGCTCTGGGCAAGCCCGCCTATGTTGTGGAAATCGATGCCGACCACAACCGTATCCGGATCGGTGACCGTTCGGATTTGCTGGCAAACGGCCTGCACGCTGATAACGCCAACTGGGTTTCGGTTTCCCGGCCAGACCCGGGCACACCGGTTACAGCCCATATTCGATACAATGATCCCGGTGCGGCTGCGATGATCACGCATGTCAATGACGATTCCTTTACCCTGCGTTTCGAGCATGCGCGTCCCTCAGTCACCCCCGGACAAAGCGCTGTCCTGTATCAGGGTGACAGGCTCATCGGCGGCGGGATCATTGATTCAGCTCTAAAAGACCAAGTCTATTAA
- a CDS encoding helix-turn-helix domain-containing protein produces MIDEKTKYKILQKILTSQEFKHSSLHQNLLQFLVKACLDKKTIKEQTIAEHLFHKKAFNPAEDTSVRVSVYKLRKKLEQYYSNSGKKDPVKLVIPKGHYQVRFVHTQNSEINRLFFFIKTHKKCFFILALFAYILYLHLSVIPQGTLQSNRKKMVFTPLWNSITDHDFPRLVALGDHFFYVRDGTDPASRTILRKDNINSLKDFEAFLQTRSNPDDLRPLPYYLFPQNSVWPFIQLNNSILSQLSYKLKPASLLTAEDLRSYDILFIGSFHTLGILDVTFNHSELSYHVFPNRIVLNTGSDTLNFTDNADPQRYHIDYGSVRKIPGPGGNTIIILASFHETGTTGIVKYLTDPESIKTLNQIMIRRFGRLPDFFEFLFKSTGYDRTTYKTEILYIQETNPNAEAW; encoded by the coding sequence ATGATTGACGAAAAGACCAAATATAAAATTCTGCAAAAGATATTGACCAGTCAGGAATTTAAACACTCCTCGCTGCATCAAAACCTCCTGCAATTTCTGGTTAAAGCCTGCCTTGACAAAAAAACGATCAAAGAACAAACCATCGCTGAACATCTGTTTCACAAAAAAGCCTTTAATCCGGCTGAGGATACGAGCGTCCGCGTATCTGTTTACAAGCTGCGAAAAAAACTGGAACAGTATTACAGCAACTCGGGTAAAAAGGATCCGGTTAAACTCGTCATTCCCAAAGGTCATTATCAGGTCCGATTTGTACACACTCAGAACAGCGAGATCAACCGGCTCTTTTTCTTTATCAAAACCCACAAAAAATGCTTTTTTATTCTTGCGCTGTTTGCATATATTCTTTACCTGCATCTCTCTGTAATACCGCAAGGCACTTTGCAGAGCAACCGCAAAAAAATGGTTTTTACGCCGTTGTGGAATTCAATCACAGACCATGATTTCCCCCGCCTGGTCGCTCTTGGCGATCATTTTTTTTACGTCAGAGACGGCACCGACCCCGCCTCCCGAACCATCCTCCGCAAAGACAATATCAATTCGTTAAAAGACTTTGAGGCTTTTCTGCAGACCCGATCCAACCCGGATGACTTGAGACCTCTGCCCTATTATCTGTTTCCGCAAAACAGTGTCTGGCCGTTTATTCAATTGAACAACAGCATTTTGTCCCAACTCTCTTATAAACTGAAACCGGCTTCTCTGCTGACAGCGGAAGATTTGCGCAGCTATGATATTCTTTTTATCGGTTCTTTTCATACATTGGGAATTCTGGATGTTACATTCAATCATTCTGAACTTTCCTATCATGTATTTCCGAACCGGATCGTATTGAACACCGGATCGGACACGCTCAATTTTACGGATAATGCAGATCCGCAGAGATATCACATCGATTACGGCAGCGTGAGAAAAATCCCCGGCCCCGGCGGTAACACAATCATTATTCTGGCCAGTTTCCACGAAACCGGCACCACAGGAATCGTAAAGTATCTGACTGATCCGGAAAGCATCAAAACCCTGAACCAGATTATGATCCGGCGGTTTGGTCGTCTACCCGATTTCTTTGAGTTTCTTTTCAAATCAACCGGATATGATCGAACCACCTACAAAACAGAAATTTTGTATATTCAGGAAACAAATCCAAATGCGGAGGCCTGGTAA
- a CDS encoding glycoside hydrolase family 9 protein, translating into MERHVSIQSRTADLKLYDGRNKAQNGWFVVRSLIPTETSGKVIEWFLKAGTKPDWIRTPVIAHSQLGYHPNQDKTAVIELDMRDEPLKSATLFKVDKDGSLIQAYSAALESWGDFLRYQYLMFDFSSVQKSGIYVIEYGDQRTRAFRIAEDIYETAWYPSLEVYMPVQMDHMLVNEAYRVWHGASHLDDALQAPVNHTHFDLYAQGPETDSPYEPGEHIPGLNVGGWYDAGDYDIRTQTQYSVVSTLVDVWEEFGIRHDDTYVNQQTRRVELHHPDGVPDVLQQIEHGVLQLLAQHRAVGHAIPGIIVGHLHQYHHLGDGLTMTDNLIYDSDLAPHEKQGNRSGNFDDRWAFTSKSTPLNYGSAAGLAAASRALKDYKPELADECLKTAQDVWESEHSQEPDLFRSGNVTGGNLTMEELNCAIQLLRTTGDEKYADRIQELWPSLAERFNWVAPDLIPVLPELGESINAEFKEKLKSSQEQMSRSVDNPFGVPISRGTWGGGGWVTRMAVGQYKLHKAFPDIIGPDGVFKALNYIHGCHPGSSISFVSGVGTWSKKVAYGSNRADFSFIAGGVAPGVVVLKPDFPENKEDWPFFWGENEYVVSGGPVYIYAANAAHRLLNEK; encoded by the coding sequence GTGGAGCGGCATGTCAGTATCCAATCACGCACGGCTGATTTAAAGTTGTATGATGGACGCAACAAGGCGCAAAACGGCTGGTTTGTTGTGCGCAGTCTGATTCCGACGGAAACTTCCGGTAAAGTGATCGAGTGGTTTCTCAAAGCCGGCACAAAACCGGACTGGATCCGAACTCCGGTGATTGCCCATTCCCAGCTGGGATATCATCCGAATCAGGATAAAACCGCAGTGATCGAGCTGGATATGCGCGATGAGCCCCTAAAATCCGCAACCCTGTTCAAAGTTGACAAGGACGGTAGTCTGATTCAGGCCTACAGCGCGGCGCTCGAATCATGGGGAGATTTTCTTCGTTATCAGTATCTGATGTTTGATTTTTCCTCCGTTCAGAAATCCGGCATTTATGTGATAGAATATGGCGATCAACGGACGCGTGCGTTCCGGATTGCTGAGGATATCTATGAAACGGCCTGGTATCCCTCGCTTGAAGTGTATATGCCGGTACAAATGGATCATATGCTGGTGAATGAGGCCTATCGGGTCTGGCACGGCGCTTCTCATCTGGATGATGCTTTGCAGGCTCCTGTGAATCACACGCATTTTGACCTTTATGCTCAGGGACCGGAAACCGATTCCCCTTATGAACCCGGTGAACATATCCCCGGATTGAATGTCGGCGGATGGTATGATGCGGGTGATTATGATATTCGCACTCAAACTCAGTATTCCGTGGTATCCACGCTGGTCGATGTATGGGAGGAATTTGGCATCAGGCACGATGATACGTATGTGAATCAGCAAACGCGGCGTGTGGAACTCCATCATCCGGATGGTGTACCGGATGTATTGCAGCAGATTGAGCATGGTGTGTTGCAGCTGTTGGCGCAGCATCGCGCTGTTGGGCATGCGATCCCCGGCATTATAGTCGGACACTTGCATCAATATCATCACCTGGGTGACGGACTGACCATGACGGATAATTTGATTTACGACAGTGATCTGGCGCCGCATGAAAAACAAGGCAACCGTAGCGGTAATTTTGATGACCGCTGGGCGTTTACCAGCAAATCCACTCCGCTTAATTATGGATCGGCTGCGGGACTGGCTGCTGCCAGTCGCGCATTGAAAGACTATAAACCTGAACTGGCGGATGAATGTTTGAAAACCGCTCAGGATGTCTGGGAAAGCGAACACAGCCAGGAGCCGGATCTGTTCCGGTCCGGTAATGTCACCGGCGGCAACCTGACGATGGAAGAACTGAACTGTGCGATTCAACTGCTGCGCACCACCGGCGATGAAAAATACGCGGATCGGATTCAGGAACTCTGGCCCTCTCTTGCAGAGCGTTTTAATTGGGTGGCGCCTGATTTGATTCCTGTACTGCCCGAATTGGGGGAATCCATTAACGCTGAATTTAAAGAGAAATTAAAAAGCTCGCAGGAGCAAATGTCGCGTTCAGTCGATAATCCTTTTGGTGTCCCCATTTCCCGGGGAACCTGGGGCGGCGGCGGCTGGGTGACCCGAATGGCGGTGGGTCAGTACAAGCTGCATAAAGCCTTTCCCGACATTATCGGACCGGACGGTGTGTTCAAAGCTCTAAATTATATCCATGGATGTCATCCCGGGTCCAGTATTTCCTTTGTGTCCGGCGTGGGCACCTGGTCCAAAAAAGTGGCGTATGGCAGCAATCGCGCGGATTTTTCGTTTATCGCCGGCGGGGTTGCCCCCGGTGTGGTCGTTTTGAAACCTGATTTTCCGGAAAATAAAGAGGATTGGCCGTTTTTTTGGGGAGAAAATGAATATGTGGTGAGCGGCGGACCGGTTTATATTTACGCGGCCAATGCTGCGCATCGTCTGCTGAATGAAAAGTAA
- a CDS encoding ATP-binding protein, producing MRLSLRKKIILLIISLLCISIFISSIISSFEIQKYYKARIFEQLSTQLHELDFILSERLHDFSSDSTYTFFTRYAKKSNKRLTLIDSVGTVIFDSQVPLDSLPYIENHINRPEIREARQFKRGQDERTSATIHQFMYYAAKIYSHSGSSNNIHYLRLAIPMEDIQKVLETVRWKIMAAGGMALIVVVIISYITASHLTYPIHKLSVVAEKIKQGDWNARFHHEGNDELAELAELLNEMMDKLRQDLIEMKKLQKMRSDFLGNVSHELRTPIFTVQGYLETLMQNPNAPRKQQKKFIKKAYRQADRLNNLLSDLIDISRIESGEMKMTMDHFDVHNWLKKHAYGLREVAEENNIKIVMSNSHNDHIRIYGDINRLNQVIQNLVQNAIKYNVPGGKVELGYTVKNNIVEIYVSDTGNGIEQQHLSRIFERFYRVDKERSREVGGTGLGLAIVKHILEAHNSRIHVQSTIGQGSRFSFELPKAPSF from the coding sequence ATGCGATTGTCGCTTCGAAAAAAAATAATTCTACTCATCATCTCTTTGCTGTGTATATCCATCTTTATTTCCAGTATTATCTCTTCTTTCGAAATTCAAAAGTATTACAAAGCGCGAATTTTTGAACAACTGAGCACACAGTTACATGAACTCGATTTTATTTTATCAGAACGGTTACATGATTTTTCCAGTGATTCAACATATACCTTTTTCACGCGGTATGCCAAAAAATCAAACAAGCGCCTGACCCTGATCGATTCCGTCGGAACAGTCATTTTCGATTCCCAGGTTCCACTGGACTCTCTTCCGTATATTGAAAATCACATCAACCGGCCCGAGATCAGAGAAGCGCGTCAGTTCAAGCGGGGGCAGGATGAACGCACCAGCGCCACGATACATCAATTCATGTACTATGCCGCAAAAATCTATTCGCACAGCGGATCATCGAACAATATACATTACCTCAGACTTGCCATTCCCATGGAGGATATTCAAAAAGTGCTGGAAACCGTACGCTGGAAAATCATGGCGGCCGGCGGCATGGCATTGATTGTCGTTGTGATTATCAGCTACATCACAGCAAGCCATTTGACGTATCCGATTCACAAACTGTCTGTGGTGGCTGAAAAAATAAAACAAGGCGACTGGAACGCAAGATTCCACCACGAAGGCAATGACGAATTGGCTGAGCTTGCAGAGCTTTTAAATGAGATGATGGACAAACTGCGACAGGACTTGATCGAGATGAAAAAACTGCAGAAAATGCGCAGCGATTTTCTCGGCAACGTTTCGCACGAACTCCGCACCCCCATATTTACCGTTCAGGGGTACCTGGAAACCCTGATGCAGAATCCCAATGCGCCGCGGAAACAGCAGAAAAAATTCATCAAAAAAGCTTACCGTCAGGCCGACCGGCTGAACAATTTGCTCAGCGACCTTATTGACATTTCACGCATTGAATCCGGTGAAATGAAGATGACCATGGATCATTTTGATGTCCATAACTGGTTGAAAAAACACGCCTACGGTTTACGCGAAGTGGCTGAAGAAAATAATATCAAAATCGTCATGTCCAACAGTCACAACGACCACATTCGCATCTACGGCGACATCAACCGTCTGAATCAGGTTATCCAGAATCTTGTGCAAAATGCCATCAAATACAATGTCCCGGGCGGCAAGGTAGAACTGGGATACACGGTAAAAAACAATATCGTGGAAATATACGTATCCGATACAGGGAACGGCATCGAACAGCAGCATTTGTCACGCATCTTTGAACGCTTTTATCGTGTGGACAAAGAACGGTCGAGAGAGGTCGGAGGAACCGGATTGGGCCTGGCTATTGTCAAACATATTCTGGAAGCGCACAACAGCAGAATTCATGTTCAGAGTACAATCGGACAGGGCTCCCGGTTCAGTTTTGAACTGCCGAAAGCCCCGTCTTTTTGA
- a CDS encoding response regulator transcription factor, producing MRQKSNTILDFNHVKKILIVDDEKDIRDLLEFNLEAEGYVIIKAKDGDEALKKAENAKPDLILLDIMLPQKDGWEVLRELRKKTNTNQIPVIFLTAKDNEIDEIVGLELGADDYVVKPIAIRKLLARIKSTLRKHSAPLEKNLNKQLQFGALYIDPESYKVSAQDKEIMLTKKEFDILTFLAQRPGRVITRKILLDELWDDNVVVIDRTIDVHIRKIREKLEKPFMDHIETIKGVGYRFKKEL from the coding sequence TTGAGACAAAAATCAAATACTATATTGGACTTTAACCATGTCAAAAAAATATTGATTGTAGATGATGAAAAAGACATCCGGGACCTTTTGGAATTTAATTTAGAGGCAGAGGGTTATGTCATTATAAAAGCCAAGGACGGAGATGAGGCTTTAAAGAAAGCAGAAAATGCCAAACCGGATTTGATTTTACTGGACATCATGCTGCCGCAAAAGGACGGTTGGGAAGTATTGCGCGAACTCCGCAAAAAAACCAATACCAATCAAATCCCGGTGATCTTTTTAACCGCCAAAGATAATGAAATTGATGAAATTGTCGGGCTGGAGCTGGGAGCGGATGATTATGTGGTCAAACCGATTGCCATCCGGAAACTTTTAGCGAGGATAAAAAGCACCTTACGGAAACATTCAGCTCCTCTTGAAAAGAACCTGAACAAACAACTGCAATTCGGCGCTCTATACATTGATCCTGAAAGCTATAAAGTCAGTGCGCAAGACAAAGAAATCATGCTGACCAAAAAAGAGTTTGATATCCTGACCTTTCTGGCCCAGCGACCGGGCCGGGTCATCACCCGCAAGATACTTTTAGATGAACTTTGGGATGATAATGTGGTTGTGATTGATCGTACCATTGATGTACATATTCGTAAAATTCGTGAAAAACTGGAAAAACCCTTTATGGACCATATCGAGACAATCAAGGGTGTCGGATACCGATTCAAGAAAGAACTCTAA
- a CDS encoding inorganic phosphate transporter has product MELYLFVVVVLFGLAISDLIVGVSNDAVNFISSSIGCQAASKRTIMIVAAIGMLLGVLFSSGMMEVARKGIFHPQYFVMSDLLIIFLAVMIADIILLDLYSTFGLPTSTTVSIVFELLGAAVAVSSLKIIRAGDSLSRLGDYINTDKALAIISGILLSVVVAFIAGAIIQSIIRTVFSFGYEKNIKKWGALWGGVALTTITYFILIKGAKGSTLLTDDVVAWIKANTMLIMGGSLAFWTIIFQLLTWFTRINILKIIVLVATGSLAMAFAANDLVNFIGVPIAGFHAFRIAASNPLNPLETPMDTMAGEVQTANWMLLIAGVIMVVTLVRSRKARSVTKTQVGLSRQDTEHNERFQATPLSRVVVRMACNVTQFFKSITPISIQNKVNERFDESQSPLNQIKFKDRPAFDLLRASVELVVASALISFATSLKLPLSTTYVTFMVAMGASLSDRAWGRESAVYRITGVFTVIGGWFLTAIIAFTMAGVFATLIFQFRIFAMILLVLFAVYMVYRTHLIHKNRDAEEYMKKDKTDELPPVLSCVHKCANYFERVRIVITLSIEGLIKEDRKQVKAGKEEAKTLKNDGKILLREFMTMTQDPESIDEISPRTIAAIRGVGRHVDEIAQVSANHVLNQHRGLDKDQKEELADILKELDKFIRESNEIFKDEDRGKISKAITRGQEISEAIHKKSRQQIKRIKKGKTKTRITLLFINILSFCNEVVNEYVEVLKGYNEMFD; this is encoded by the coding sequence ATGGAGCTCTATCTGTTTGTTGTTGTTGTGCTCTTTGGTCTTGCCATTTCGGACTTGATAGTGGGTGTCAGTAATGACGCTGTTAATTTTATAAGCTCTTCTATTGGATGTCAGGCGGCGTCGAAAAGAACCATTATGATCGTCGCAGCGATTGGCATGCTGCTGGGTGTATTGTTTTCCAGCGGTATGATGGAAGTTGCCAGAAAGGGGATTTTTCACCCACAATACTTTGTGATGAGCGACCTGCTGATCATCTTTCTCGCTGTTATGATTGCCGATATCATTTTACTGGATTTATATAGTACATTTGGACTCCCTACGTCTACAACTGTATCGATTGTTTTTGAACTCTTGGGAGCTGCTGTTGCGGTTTCCTCACTCAAGATCATCAGAGCCGGCGATAGTTTGTCAAGGCTGGGTGACTATATCAATACAGACAAAGCGCTGGCCATCATCAGCGGTATTCTTTTATCGGTGGTGGTTGCGTTCATCGCCGGAGCCATCATTCAGTCGATTATTCGCACCGTCTTTTCCTTTGGATATGAAAAAAATATCAAAAAATGGGGCGCACTCTGGGGTGGTGTGGCATTAACGACGATTACCTATTTTATTTTGATCAAGGGCGCAAAAGGCTCAACGTTACTGACCGATGATGTGGTGGCATGGATAAAAGCAAACACGATGCTGATTATGGGGGGCAGTCTTGCGTTCTGGACCATCATCTTTCAGCTATTGACCTGGTTTACCCGAATAAACATATTAAAGATTATCGTGCTGGTGGCAACCGGATCTCTGGCCATGGCATTCGCCGCCAATGATCTGGTCAATTTTATCGGGGTTCCGATTGCGGGTTTTCATGCGTTTCGGATTGCCGCATCCAATCCGCTTAACCCATTGGAAACGCCCATGGACACGATGGCGGGTGAGGTTCAAACGGCCAACTGGATGCTCTTAATTGCCGGTGTTATCATGGTGGTTACTCTGGTGCGCTCGAGAAAAGCACGCAGTGTGACCAAGACCCAGGTTGGATTGAGCCGACAGGATACGGAGCATAATGAACGTTTTCAGGCAACTCCTTTATCGCGAGTTGTTGTCCGGATGGCCTGCAATGTTACTCAATTTTTCAAATCCATCACACCGATCAGTATCCAGAATAAAGTTAATGAACGGTTTGATGAAAGTCAGTCTCCTTTGAACCAGATTAAATTTAAAGACCGCCCGGCCTTTGATCTTTTGCGCGCCAGCGTCGAACTTGTGGTTGCCAGCGCGCTGATCTCGTTTGCAACCTCTCTCAAGCTTCCGCTTTCCACCACGTATGTGACATTTATGGTGGCTATGGGCGCATCATTGTCTGATCGTGCATGGGGGCGCGAAAGCGCGGTCTACCGCATCACCGGAGTGTTTACAGTGATCGGCGGATGGTTTCTGACTGCGATTATTGCATTTACTATGGCAGGTGTTTTTGCCACTCTGATTTTTCAATTCCGTATTTTTGCAATGATCCTTCTGGTGCTTTTTGCCGTTTACATGGTCTATCGTACGCATCTGATCCATAAAAACCGAGATGCTGAAGAATATATGAAAAAGGATAAAACCGATGAATTGCCTCCGGTTCTGAGTTGTGTGCATAAATGCGCCAATTATTTTGAACGGGTACGGATCGTTATTACTCTTTCTATTGAAGGTCTGATAAAGGAAGACCGGAAACAGGTAAAAGCCGGTAAGGAAGAAGCAAAGACACTAAAAAATGATGGAAAAATATTGTTGCGCGAATTCATGACGATGACGCAAGATCCTGAAAGTATTGATGAGATCAGTCCGCGGACGATTGCTGCTATTCGCGGTGTGGGCCGGCATGTGGATGAAATCGCACAAGTCAGCGCCAATCATGTTTTGAATCAACATCGCGGACTGGACAAGGATCAAAAAGAAGAATTGGCTGATATTCTCAAGGAACTGGATAAATTTATCCGTGAAAGCAATGAGATTTTTAAAGATGAAGACCGGGGAAAAATCAGCAAAGCGATTACACGGGGACAGGAAATCAGTGAAGCGATCCACAAAAAGAGCCGACAGCAAATCAAGCGCATTAAAAAGGGTAAAACAAAAACCCGCATTACACTGTTATTTATAAATATATTGTCTTTTTGCAATGAAGTTGTCAACGAGTATGTTGAAGTGCTCAAGGGGTACAACGAAATGTTTGACTAG